A genomic window from Candidatus Lokiarchaeota archaeon includes:
- a CDS encoding aminotransferase class I/II-fold pyridoxal phosphate-dependent enzyme, whose protein sequence is MRNLTKPKEQYEKVFNLIEKHENWMSNTINLIASENVSSPAVRSAIMCDFRDRYAEGWPGERVYAGCKYIDEVELKCIELAKELYNAPFADVRAISGVVANLMMYTAVMKPTERMMALSIAHGGHISHARRSLGGTAGAIRGHKVQTYVFDEEEFNIDVDASIDKIHRVEDSGKPIEFLLFGGSVFPFPHPVEEFVEVAKEYDMRIGYDSAHVSGLIAAGRFQDPLREGADIMTASTHKTLPGPQHGMVLSKEEFGDAIKRAAFPGMMSNHHLHNVAGLAVVLAEMAEFGKEYSAQIIDNAQALAQSLYERGLNVVAEHKGFTESHTILVDVADTPMKNGRKVEEELERSNIIINRNLLPWDKKMGRDYRKPGGIRLGTSEVTRLGMEESEMDAIADFIHRVVVKGEDTDKIGKEVKAFRNDFQKVHYAFDTDTDAYKFIRFK, encoded by the coding sequence GTGCGCAACTTGACAAAACCTAAGGAGCAGTATGAAAAGGTATTCAATCTGATAGAGAAACATGAGAATTGGATGAGTAACACCATCAACCTGATTGCCTCTGAGAATGTGTCCTCGCCGGCGGTTAGATCAGCCATCATGTGCGATTTTCGAGATCGTTACGCAGAAGGATGGCCGGGTGAGCGAGTATATGCAGGCTGCAAGTACATAGATGAAGTTGAGTTGAAATGTATAGAGCTTGCGAAAGAGCTATACAATGCACCGTTCGCAGATGTTCGGGCTATATCCGGTGTCGTTGCGAATCTGATGATGTACACAGCTGTGATGAAACCTACAGAGCGGATGATGGCCCTTTCCATCGCTCATGGCGGTCACATCTCACATGCGAGGCGCAGCCTGGGTGGAACTGCGGGAGCTATCAGGGGGCATAAGGTGCAGACTTACGTCTTCGATGAGGAAGAGTTCAACATAGACGTTGACGCAAGCATCGATAAGATCCATCGAGTCGAGGACTCGGGTAAACCAATCGAGTTCCTCCTGTTCGGTGGCAGCGTATTTCCATTCCCCCATCCTGTCGAGGAATTCGTAGAGGTTGCAAAGGAGTACGACATGCGCATCGGCTATGACTCAGCTCACGTATCAGGTCTGATTGCAGCAGGCCGGTTCCAAGATCCACTTCGAGAGGGGGCTGACATCATGACAGCATCTACTCACAAAACACTTCCAGGGCCACAGCATGGAATGGTTCTATCAAAGGAAGAGTTCGGCGACGCAATAAAGCGAGCTGCTTTTCCAGGCATGATGAGCAATCATCACCTCCACAATGTGGCTGGCCTGGCAGTGGTACTAGCTGAGATGGCAGAATTTGGTAAGGAATATTCGGCACAAATCATTGACAATGCACAGGCATTGGCACAGTCACTCTATGAACGCGGTTTGAATGTAGTTGCCGAGCATAAGGGCTTCACCGAATCCCACACAATCCTTGTGGATGTGGCGGATACACCAATGAAGAATGGTAGAAAAGTTGAGGAGGAATTGGAGCGATCCAATATCATAATCAACCGCAATCTTCTGCCCTGGGACAAGAAGATGGGTCGAGACTACAGGAAGCCTGGCGGAATCCGGTTGGGCACAAGTGAAGTAACTCGACTGGGTATGGAAGAATCGGAGATGGACGCAATAGCCGATTTTATCCACCGTGTTGTAGTCAAGGGCGAAGATACCGACAAAATCGGCAAGGAAGTCAAAGCATTCAGAAACGATTTCCAGAAGGTACACTATGCATTTGATACAGATACAGATGCCTACAAATTCATCCGATTCAAATAA
- a CDS encoding preprotein translocase subunit Sec61beta codes for MPKKRKKRRRSRSSGEGPMPSGGAGLIRFFEDETPGIKVGPTVVVVFAAVLLIATVISHILI; via the coding sequence ATGCCCAAGAAACGTAAGAAACGAAGGCGTAGCAGAAGCAGCGGTGAAGGGCCAATGCCATCTGGTGGGGCTGGACTCATCCGATTCTTTGAAGATGAAACCCCAGGAATAAAAGTTGGACCTACTGTCGTTGTTGTTTTTGCAGCAGTCCTGCTTATTGCAACAGTCATTTCCCACATTCTGATTTAA
- a CDS encoding ZIP family metal transporter — protein MQLPSDPITLGAIASLLAGTATGLGAIPVLLGGNFGRRTLDVMLGFAGGVMLAASAFSLLIPALDLSGAWITAFGFALGGIFVHFADKYVPHEHLFKGHEGPASSLSRIWMIILAITIHNFPEGLAVGVAFGTENISAGLTIALAIGLQNIPEGLAVAMPLVREGYSRSRAAGYALLSGLVEPIGGLLGVSIVSIARFLLPYGLAFAAGAMVFVVSDEMVPESHSGGFARAATVGLMLGFIVMMILDTSLG, from the coding sequence ATGCAACTACCTTCCGACCCGATTACACTTGGGGCCATAGCCAGCTTGCTTGCGGGAACAGCCACCGGATTGGGTGCTATTCCTGTGCTATTGGGCGGGAATTTTGGCCGGAGAACATTGGATGTTATGCTCGGCTTTGCAGGTGGTGTTATGTTGGCAGCATCCGCGTTCAGTCTCCTGATACCTGCCCTTGACCTGAGCGGTGCTTGGATTACAGCTTTTGGTTTTGCCTTGGGGGGTATCTTCGTACATTTTGCCGACAAATATGTACCTCACGAGCATCTCTTCAAAGGGCATGAAGGTCCCGCTTCTAGTCTTTCACGTATCTGGATGATTATCCTTGCCATAACAATCCACAACTTCCCGGAAGGCTTGGCAGTAGGAGTAGCATTTGGAACCGAGAACATAAGCGCTGGCCTTACTATAGCTCTGGCTATAGGTCTTCAGAACATTCCTGAAGGGCTTGCTGTTGCTATGCCCTTGGTACGAGAAGGCTATTCTCGATCACGGGCTGCGGGCTACGCTTTACTCTCAGGTTTGGTGGAACCGATTGGAGGTTTGCTTGGGGTCTCTATTGTATCTATTGCACGTTTCTTACTTCCGTATGGATTGGCCTTTGCAGCTGGTGCTATGGTGTTCGTAGTATCTGATGAAATGGTTCCTGAAAGTCACTCGGGAGGTTTTGCTCGCGCCGCAACTGTTGGACTAATGCTTGGCTTCATAGTGATGATGATTCTAGACACAAGTCTGGGTTAG
- a CDS encoding nucleotide pyrophosphohydrolase yields the protein MRIKEAQDMMRQIYFDRDSERGVDYALLRTFQELAELNNAIMEGKEKLVADELGDALAWVCSLANLLDVNLAEAFYSKYSGVCSKCGESPCVCP from the coding sequence ATGAGAATCAAAGAAGCGCAGGATATGATGCGCCAGATATACTTTGATAGGGATAGTGAGCGGGGCGTTGATTACGCTCTGCTCCGCACTTTTCAAGAGCTGGCTGAATTGAACAACGCAATTATGGAGGGGAAGGAGAAGTTGGTTGCTGATGAGCTTGGAGATGCTCTCGCTTGGGTTTGTTCTCTTGCGAACCTCCTCGATGTGAATCTCGCAGAAGCCTTCTATTCAAAGTATAGTGGGGTATGTTCTAAATGCGGTGAATCACCATGTGTTTGCCCTTAA